Genomic DNA from Niallia circulans:
GTCTCCTCTCTCCCCTCCCCTCTTGCAAGTCTTACTGAAATAATTGTTATGAAATGATTATAATAATGAATTGTATGAAGATTTTAAATTGATTTTCTCCCTAAAAATAAAAAAAGGAGGGCTTTAAGCCATCCTCTCCTACGTGTTACTTTTCTCTTTTTTTAATATCGTGAATAACGGCTCACATTCAATAGCACCCCGATTGCTACAAGCATCAATGTTAACGAAGATCCACCGTAGCTTAAAAACGGCAATGTTATTCCGGTAACTGGCATTAAGCCTGTCACCACTCCGATATTAATCATAACCTGAATAGCTACCATTGCAATTATTCCAACGGCAAGCAAACTTCCAAACAAATCTTGTGCACCAAGGGCAATCCTGATACCTCTCCAAAGCAGTAAGGAAAATAGCAGGAGAATAAGTGAACCACCGATAAATCCAAGCTCCTCAGAAAGAATCGCAAAGATAAAATCCGTTTGTGGTTCTGGTAAGTAAAAGAACTTCTGCCTGCTTTCTCCCAGTCCTAATCCAAACAAGCCTCCTGGACCGATTGCATATAACGACTGAATGATTTGAAATCCGCTGCCAAGAGGATCTGACCACGGATCAAGGAATGAAGTGATCCGTTTTATCCTGTAAGGCGCCGAAGCAACAAGGCCTACAAAGCCTGCCAGACCAATTAAGCCAAGAAAAACGAAATGGCGAATTCTAGCACCTGCGATAAAGATCATCACAACACTTGTCCCAACCATAACCGTGCCAGTTCCTAAATCTGGCTGAAGCATAATCATACCAAACGCCAAAAATACGATACCTAAAGCAGGCAATAATCCTTTTTTAAAGGAAGTGATTTTTTTCTGGTTCTCTGAAAGAAATTTTGCCAGGAAAGCAATCATCGCCATCTTCATGAATTCTGACGGCTGAATGGAAAACGCACCAACCCCGATCCAGCTTCGCGAACCATTGCGGACATTTCCAATTCCCGGAATCAATACGAAAACCAACAAGACAAAACACACAATAACGATAATCTTAGCCCATGTTCTCCATGTCCAATAATCAATATTCATGATAAAAAACATGGCGATAATACCGACTCCTGCAAAAAGCATCTGTCTTTTCGCAAAAAAGAAGGAATCATCAAATTTGAAATCCGCCCATACAGCACTTGCACTGTACACCATGATAAGTCCTATCGCTAGTAGTGTAAACGTGATGATGATTAGGAATATATCGGGAGTTGTTTTTTTTGTCGGCACCTTTACCACACCTCGAGTTGCAAGTATTTGGGCTTGCTTCAAACCGAGAATAACGGTTGACTGATTTCTCCCCACAAGGAGATTATTAATCCCCTTTAGAATCATCATTTTCAATTGAAACGATGAATGTAAACAAGCCCTTATTTAAGCTTATGCACCGCTTCTATAAAAATGTCTCCTCTGACTTCAAAAGTTTTGTATTGATCCCAGCTTGCACATGCTGGTGACAGAAGGATGACATCGCCCTCCTCAGATAGCTGGAAAGCAGCCGGTACAGCTTTGTCCACATTATCGACACGTTGGATCGTTTTTATTCCTGCTTCGACTCCGATTCTTTCAAGCTTGTCGGCTGTTTGGCCAAATAGAATCATTGCCTTAACATTTTTTAAGGAAGGAATCAGTTCATCAAATTCATTTCCTCTGTCTAAACCTCCAGCAAGAAGGATTGTCGGCACTTCAAACGCTGCAAGAGCATTTTCTGTAGCAAGAATATTCGTTGCTTTGGAGTCGTTATAAAAACGTCTGCCTTCAATTTCATCGATGTATTGCAGTCTGTGCTTCACTCCTTTAAATGTACTTAAAACACGATGAATGCTCTCATTGTCAACTCCTGTCAGCTTTGCAGCAGCAACTGCGGAAAGAATGTTTTCTAGGTTATGCGCACCTGGCAGGACTATATCCTTTACATCCACTACTTTTTCATCATGGAAATAGATTGCCCCTTCTTTTACAAATGCACCAAATTCCAGTGGCTTGGCTGTTGAGAAGGGGATGATAGTCGCTTTGCTTCTGCGTGCAATATTCATAACCTCTTCCTGCTCTACATTTACGATTAAGTAATCAGCTGCATCTTGATTTCTTGTGATATTCCCTTTAGCTGTTGCGTATTCTTCCCTTGTGCCATGGTAATCAAGATGGGCATCATAAATATTTGTGATAATTGCTACTTTTGGTTTGAATTGATCAATACCCATAAGCTGGAAGGAAGAAAGCTCAATAACAATTTGATTGTCCTTTTCAGCCGTTTGAGCAACATCTGAAGCTACTGTGCCGATGTTTCCAGCAATCAATGGCTTTTTGCTTGCTTCTTCAAGCATGTCAAACAAAAGGGTAGTTGTGGTTGTTTTACCATTTGATCCAGTAATAGCTAAGAAAGGAGCTTCGGAAACCTTATATGCAAGTTCTACCTCAGTAATAACTGGGATTCCCTTCTCAACAGCTCTTTCTATCATTGGGTTAAAATATGGGATTCCTGGGTTTTTTACAATTAATTGAAAGCCTTCATCCAAAAGCTCAACAGGATGACTGCCGCAAATAACAGTAATACCTTGTTCTAGCAAGCCTTGTGCCTCTGGGTTTTCGTCAAGAGGCTTGCTGTCATTCACTGTTACAAATGCACCTAATTTGTGCAAAAGCGAAGCGGCGCTAACGCCACTTTTTGCAAGACCTAAAACAAGTATTTTTTTATGATGATATTCTGTGATATGTTTCATTGTTTATAACCACACCTCAATATAAATTCCTAGTGCTGCAAATAGTAAACCTACACTCCAAAATGTTACCACTACTCGCCATTCAGACCAGCCTACCAGCTCATAATGATGGTGCAGCGGGCTCATTCTAAATATTCTTCTTCCTGTTGATTTAAAGGAGATAACTTGAAGAATAACAGATAATGTT
This window encodes:
- the spoVE gene encoding stage V sporulation protein E, which produces MPTKKTTPDIFLIIITFTLLAIGLIMVYSASAVWADFKFDDSFFFAKRQMLFAGVGIIAMFFIMNIDYWTWRTWAKIIVIVCFVLLVFVLIPGIGNVRNGSRSWIGVGAFSIQPSEFMKMAMIAFLAKFLSENQKKITSFKKGLLPALGIVFLAFGMIMLQPDLGTGTVMVGTSVVMIFIAGARIRHFVFLGLIGLAGFVGLVASAPYRIKRITSFLDPWSDPLGSGFQIIQSLYAIGPGGLFGLGLGESRQKFFYLPEPQTDFIFAILSEELGFIGGSLILLLFSLLLWRGIRIALGAQDLFGSLLAVGIIAMVAIQVMINIGVVTGLMPVTGITLPFLSYGGSSLTLMLVAIGVLLNVSRYSRY
- the murD gene encoding UDP-N-acetylmuramoyl-L-alanine--D-glutamate ligase, translating into MKHITEYHHKKILVLGLAKSGVSAASLLHKLGAFVTVNDSKPLDENPEAQGLLEQGITVICGSHPVELLDEGFQLIVKNPGIPYFNPMIERAVEKGIPVITEVELAYKVSEAPFLAITGSNGKTTTTTLLFDMLEEASKKPLIAGNIGTVASDVAQTAEKDNQIVIELSSFQLMGIDQFKPKVAIITNIYDAHLDYHGTREEYATAKGNITRNQDAADYLIVNVEQEEVMNIARRSKATIIPFSTAKPLEFGAFVKEGAIYFHDEKVVDVKDIVLPGAHNLENILSAVAAAKLTGVDNESIHRVLSTFKGVKHRLQYIDEIEGRRFYNDSKATNILATENALAAFEVPTILLAGGLDRGNEFDELIPSLKNVKAMILFGQTADKLERIGVEAGIKTIQRVDNVDKAVPAAFQLSEEGDVILLSPACASWDQYKTFEVRGDIFIEAVHKLK